In the genome of Alphaproteobacteria bacterium, one region contains:
- a CDS encoding PH domain-containing protein, whose product MAITRYTRRNLIPGEKILYAAELHMICFLFPVILLLIGGVFMSWSLIVEHVEETQQLAETSSQHYEDIKVKVSSHFSFITAFIPQKVLNMLESANAVRQMSFGLLFLLIGFVTFLSTLIKKISTEHVITNKKIIFKKGFVKVDESEISLHNVEGVKVFQSVFDRILHRGSVQINGVGMEQLDIKNIKDPNRFRHNAYTAVEKFVQRGGGYSPK is encoded by the coding sequence GTGGCTATTACTAGATATACACGGCGCAATCTGATTCCGGGCGAAAAGATTCTTTATGCAGCAGAACTGCACATGATATGCTTTCTGTTCCCGGTCATATTATTACTGATTGGTGGAGTTTTTATGTCATGGTCGCTTATTGTCGAGCATGTAGAAGAAACACAACAGCTGGCAGAAACATCAAGCCAACACTATGAAGACATCAAAGTTAAAGTCAGTTCACATTTCAGTTTTATAACTGCATTTATTCCGCAAAAAGTCTTAAACATGCTTGAGTCTGCCAATGCGGTGCGGCAAATGTCCTTTGGTCTGCTGTTTCTACTTATAGGATTCGTAACATTTTTAAGCACCCTCATCAAAAAAATCAGTACCGAGCATGTGATCACCAATAAAAAAATCATTTTTAAAAAGGGTTTTGTTAAAGTCGATGAGTCAGAAATATCACTGCATAACGTGGAAGGTGTCAAAGTGTTCCAAAGTGTGTTTGACCGGATATTGCATCGTGGCAGCGTACAAATTAACGGCGTAGGCATGGAGCAATTGGATATTAAAAATATCAAAGACCCTAACCGCTTCCGTCACAATGCTTATACCGCTGTCGAAAAATTTGTGCAGCGTGGCGGCGGCTATTCACCTAAATAA